GGCGCTTATCAACCGGCTTATCGACGTCGAAACTTCTTCCCAACAAAAATATTTGCCGTTAAAATAAGTCCGGGTTTATTTGTTTTGGGAGACATGCGCCATCTCCAACCCGCGTGTCGGTATGATAACCCGCGTGTATTTATAGCGGTCAAGCCCGCGTTCGAATCGAGCCGAGTTTTAGCCGTCGAGGTTTTACGGGAATACTGGTCATAGTATATTCTAAGCACCCTTATTATCGTATATACTGGTGTAATATCAAGTTCGGGCGGAGTGTTGGTTTGAAACGTAATTGGCATATATCGTTGGTCTTAGTCTATCTGGTTCTTGGCCTATTATTAGCGACGTCTTTTAACACACAGCAGAAGTATCAGCAGGCCCTCAACACGCCGCGCAAAGAAGACCTGATAGGAAAAATCCGGCAGCTCGAGACCGACCGAGACGCGCTCAAGAAACAGATTGAGACCGACCGGGCGCAAATCCAGAATTACGAGAAAGTCGCGGCGAAGAACGAGGGAATGCTGACGGCTTATACGAGCGAACTCGAGCAGACGCGGAAGGCCACGGGTCTGGTGCCGGCCATCGGTCGCGGCGTCATTATAACCCTTGCGGACAGCCCCCAGTATCCGAAGGACGGGGACCCGAACAATTATGTCATCCACGACTACGACCTGCGCACAGTTGTCAACAGTCTATGGTCGGGCGGGGCGCTAGCAGTCTCCGTCAACGGGCAGAGGCTGACGTCGCTATCGTCTATTCGTTGCGCCGGCGGCACGGTCTTGGTCAATTCGACGCGGCTGGTCTCTCCATTCAAGATTCGGGCGGTAGGCGATTCCGAAAAGCTTGTAAGCGCCCTGAATGCGGATGAGAAATCGCGGCAACTCCTAAATGAAGTCGCCAATTACTATGGCTTGGTAAAAAAGATAGAACAAAGAGACGATGTAGTTATCCCTGCGTACAAAGGTGGTTTATTGATTGAAAATGCAAAGGTCGTTGAAGGAGGAGACTAGGTGCTGCCTCTTATTGGACTACTTGCCGGAATAG
This window of the Actinomycetota bacterium genome carries:
- a CDS encoding DUF881 domain-containing protein, translated to MKRNWHISLVLVYLVLGLLLATSFNTQQKYQQALNTPRKEDLIGKIRQLETDRDALKKQIETDRAQIQNYEKVAAKNEGMLTAYTSELEQTRKATGLVPAIGRGVIITLADSPQYPKDGDPNNYVIHDYDLRTVVNSLWSGGALAVSVNGQRLTSLSSIRCAGGTVLVNSTRLVSPFKIRAVGDSEKLVSALNADEKSRQLLNEVANYYGLVKKIEQRDDVVIPAYKGGLLIENAKVVEGGD